A region of Enoplosus armatus isolate fEnoArm2 chromosome 14, fEnoArm2.hap1, whole genome shotgun sequence DNA encodes the following proteins:
- the tmem236 gene encoding transmembrane protein 236 → MPSGKTLKLILYEVLQFAALVVPIFVIMERFAGLIRDVKGRDLTAYWLVVATSIAYVTSMTLLVWVPLKCLILKRRRFISEITQWRPTALVYIFLCTLPCFGILIASSKVQVDTGHRLDHFAELPVSLVLVSLICVDIIERIRPCKLIGQSDSLDDDLDMPGPVLTHLEQVTTVTGQLHTDEGQNGLTQGRPEAMNGSTSGRWQDLAGSPGRSTPGSRAPSAAYLYYSSSRPRSYSGHLGFLWRRDGRSEVFVDSFLFWLDTVEMVRVAGEPSVFYSTWVFPVYILAFMSSLRMVVTPHNPLLSSAGVALQDLPFFIIRVALIVVFGYVTPVLYPLKNVLVCLTFIYFTFLTRLRIFKRQSMF, encoded by the exons ATGCCCTCGGGGAAGACGCTCAAGCTCATCCTGTATGAGGTGCTGCAGTTTGCAGCCCTCGTCGTACCCATCTTTGTGATTATGGAGAGGTTTGCCGGCCTCATACGTGACGTGAAAGGACGAGATCTAACGGCCTACTGGCTGGTGGTGGCGACCTCTATCGCCTATGTGACCTCTATGACCCTGCTGGTGTGGGTTCCTCTGAAATGTCTGATCCTGAAGCGGCGGAGGTTCATCTCAGAGATCACACAGTG gagacCAACAGCGCTGGTGTACATCTTCCTGTGTACATTGCCGTGCTTTGGTATTCTAATAGCCAGCTCCAAG GTGCAGGTGGACACAGGACACCGGCTTGACCATTTTGCTGAGTTGCCCGTTTCCTTGGTGCTTGTCTCCCTCATCTGTGTGGATATCATAGAGAGGATTCGCCCCTGCAAACTCATTGGACAAT CAGACAGCCTGGATGATGACCTTGACATGCCAGGCCCCGTCCTCACCCACCTGGAACAGGTGACCACCGTAACGGGCCAGCTGCACACTGATGAAGGCCAGAACGGTTTGACCCAAGGCCGTCCAGAGGCAATGAATGGCAGCACCTCGGGCAGATGGCAGGACCTCGCTGGGTCGCCCGGCCGCTCAACGCCCGGCTCGAGAGCACCCAGCGCTGCCTACCTGTACTACTCCTCCTCACGCCCCCGATCCTACTCTGGTCATCTGGGCTTCCTgtggaggagggatggaaggtCAGAGGTGTTTGTGGACAGTTTCCTGTTCTGGCTGGACACTGTGGAGATGGTAAGAGTGGCAGGAGAGCCGTCAGTCTTCTACTCAACCTGGGTGTTCCCCGTCTACATCCTGGCCTTCATGTCATCTCTCCGCATGGTCGTCACGCCTCACAACCCTTTACTGTCGTCCGCTGGTGTTGCTCTGCAGGACCTTCCTTTCTTTATCATTCGAGTCGCTCTGATTGTTGTGTTTGGTTATGTAACTCCTGTGTTGTACCCGTTGAAAAATGTGCTGGTGTGCTTGACTTTCATCTACTTTACATTCCTGACCAGGCTGAGGATTTTCAAAAGGCAGAGCATGTTTTGA
- the LOC139296364 gene encoding collectin-12-like has protein sequence MFGSKAERPNPQYPSGGPSPPPTGKDGASCGYTFSPITGIQEGTECTKCKNDWALRAAIALLYVLCALLTIAVAVLGYKVVQRMDNVTEGMQNYGGKINAVETDLKKLDDQAGEKSVNATSEIKTFKSDLQALQNQLNDIAVRATRNRDMLDELRITGDDMQNGHVSLQSFLQGNAASLRGVNQTLASYSGMIDDLQTDTARLQSEIQGQVKQQSQTQVSVSALNITQSQQRNLLSTLQKTIEDAGQAVQKLKNDYQGLQQTARQTRADTEWLKEKVQNLQVLAANNSALARSNGEALDDLGVQLSTLASQIQNASALTEGHDQSLRELMDHQRDHDNATSSKFDKMEARLDRQENDMDRVTGNVSFASQLLGAISSDLNGLRSCAETVMRHSDLLLGLNSSVTEAKADGKELRAQQDELTARLDSEVNNLSMVMEEMKLVDSKHSQIITNFTILQGPPGPRGPRGDKGPQGPVGQSGQKGDKGDKGMPGLVGLKGEKGAAGPPGATGPKGAVGARGLPGAKGSRGSGGRPGNPGEKGDPGATGLPGRDGQSGMPGPQGPQGPRGAAGPAGLEGPRGPVGPIGPPGPPGLPAIPVPEPQGSVSKQVQPAAATTPTPGCPPEFRKFGDSCYYFSSGSQRLNFDESNQFCTNISSHMLIINDNEEQQFVRNAIAGKGYFWLGLTDREEENVWKWVDGTIPVFKKWKPGQPDNWTHGHEEGEDCAGLIHNANWNDFYCTDRIGFICECASDSMPLFTTNPFDQDVEKATSEMNTAEDWGLILDICDKIGQSRTGPKECLRSIMRRVNHKDPHVAMQALTLLGACVSNCGKIFHLEVCSREFASEVSNVLNKGHPKVCEKLKALMVEWAEDFRNDPQLSLISAMIKNLREQGVTFPAVGSQAAEQAKASPALVAKDPSTSTNKKEEEDLAKAIELSLKEQRQQQQGSLSSLYPSTSSLLSSHKSDGRKVRAIYDFEAAEDNELTFKSGEIITIMDDSDPNWWKGETYQGVGLFPSNFVTADLTAEPEMMKTEKKTVQFSEDIQVETIEPEQEPVYIDEDKMDQLLQMIQSADPTDNQSDSVELLQLEGACNQMGPLIDQKLEDIDRKHSELSELNVKVMEALSLYAKLMNEDPVYAMYAKLQSQQYYMQQPANAAQQVYPGQPASGSYAMSGPAVQGYTVPMEQLPVGTPIPGQPAPSDVHMYMGQPPVYTAAPGNMAPADVQCYQNPASAPGPAPGTTHAGMTQTPNYSTPSGPSIAPSSDASQAPYSEKALL, from the exons ATGTTTGGGTCCAAAGCCGAGAGGCCAAACCCCCAGTACCCCTCTGGTGGTCCCAGCCCACCACCGACTGGGAAGGATGGAGCCTCTTGTGGCTACACATTCAGTCCCATCACGG GAATTCAGGAGGGTACAGAGTGCaccaagtgtaaaaatgactggGCACTGAGGGCGGCTATTGCACTGCTGTATGTGCTCTGTGCCCTGCTCACCATAGCAGTGGCTGTCCTCGGATACAAAG tGGTCCAGAGAATGGACAATGTCACAGAGGGCATGCAGAATTATGGAGGCAAGATCAATGCTGTGGAGACAGACTTAAAGAAGCTAG ATGATCAGGCAGGAGAGAAGTCAGTTAATGCCACTAGTGAAATCAAGACTTTCAAGTCAGATCTGCAGGCATTACAGAACCAACTGAATGACATTGCTGTCAGAGCAACCAGAAACAGGGACATGCTGGATGAGCTTCGAATCACAGGAGATGACATGCAAAACGGCCATGTCTCCCTGCAGAGTTTTCTGCAAGGCAACGCTGCCTCACTGCGTGGAGTCAACCAGACCTTGGCCTCCTACAGTGGCATGATTGACGACCTCCAGACAGACACTGCACGGCTCCAGTCAGAGATACAGGGCCAGGTCAAACAGCAGAGCCAGACCCAGGTTAGCGTCAGTGCACTAAACATCACCCAGTCCCAGCAGCGCAATCTGCTCAGCACGCTGCAGAAGACAATCGAAGACGCAGGCCAGGCAGTGCAGAAACTGAAGAATGACTATCAGGGTCTGCAGCAGACAGCCAGGCAGACCCGGGCTGACACAGAGTGGCTGAAGGAAAAGGTCCAGAACCTCCAGGTTTTGGCAGCCAACAACTCAGCCCTGGCCCGGTCCAATGGAGAAGCTCTGGATGACTTGGGGGTTCAGCTCAGCACACTAGCCAGTCAAATCCAGAACGCCTCAGCTCTCACTGAGGGGCATGACCAGAGCCTGCGTGAGCTGATGGACCACCAGAGAGACCACGATAACGCCACCTCATCTAAGTTTGATAAGATGGAAGCACGATTAGACAGACAGGAGAATGACATGGACCGTGTGACTGGAAACGTGAGCTTTGCCTCGCAGCTCCTAGGCGCCATCAGCTCCGACCTGAATGGCCTGAGGTCCTGCGCTGAGACAGTGATGCGACATTCAGACCTGTTACTGGGGCTGAACAGTAGTGTGACAGAGGCCAAGGCAGATGGCAAAGAGCTGCGTGCCCAGCAAGATGAGCTAACAGCCAGGTTGGACAGCGAGGTCAACAACCTCTCTATGGTAATGGAAGAAATGAAGCTGGTGGACAGCAAGCACTCACAGATCATCACCAACTTCACCATCCTGCAGG GTCCACCAGGTCCAAGGGGCCCCAGGGGTGACAAGGGTCCACAGGGGCCAGTGGGCCAGTCAGGACAAAAGGGTGATAAAGGAGACAAAGGGATGCCAGGGTTGGTGGGACTTAAAGGAGAGAAAGGTGCTGCTGGACCACCAGGTGCGACAGGTCCAAAGGGTGCAGTCGGGGCTCGGGGTCTTCCTGGTGCTAAAGGATCGAGAGGGTCTGGAGGTCGACCTGGAAACCCTGGTGAAAAGGGTGACCCTGGGGCTACAGGGCTACCTGGTAGGGATGGACAGTCAGGAATGCCAGGACCTCAAGGGCCACAGGGAcccagaggagcagcaggacctGCAGGGTTGGAGGGACCTCGTGGGCCTGTTGGACCTATCGGCCCTCCCGGCCCTCCGGGGCTACCAGCAATACCTGTGCCT GAACCACAAGGCTCCGTGTCCAAGCAGGTCCAGCCTGCTGCCGCCACTACTCCAACGCCTG GTTGCCCGCCTGAGTTCAGAAAGTTTGGAGACAGCTGCTATTACTTCTCCTCTGGTTCTCAGAGACTCAACTTTGACGAGTCCAACCAGTTTTGTACTAACATATCATCTCATATGCTCATTATTAACGACAATGAGgagcag CAATTTGTGAGAAACGCAATTGCAGGAAAAGGCTATTTCTGGTTGGGCCTTACtgacagggaggaggaaaatgtCTGGAAATGGGTGGATGGAACCATACCTGTTTTCAA GAAATGGAAGCCTGGGCAGCCTGATAACTGGACCCATGGCCACGAAGAGGGCGAGGACTGTGCTGGCCTTATCCATAATGCCAACTGGAATGATTTCTACTGCACTGACCGCATCGGTTTCATCTGTGAATGTGCCTCTGACT CAATGCCTCTCTTCACGACCAACCCATTTGACCAAGATGTTG agaaagcaACCAGTGAGATGAACACAGCTGAGGACTGGGGCCTCATTCTGGACATATGTGATAAGATAGGGCAGTCACGCACTGG GCCTAAAGAATGTCTCCGCTCTATAATGAGAAGAGTGAACCACAAGGATCCCCACGTGGCCATGCAGGCACTGACT CTCCTTGGTGCTTGTGTCTCAAACTGTGGGAAGATATTCCACTTGGAGGTGTGCTCCAGAGAGTTTGCCAGTGAAGTCAGTAACGTCTTAAACAAG GGCCACCCCAAAGTGTGTGAGAAGCTGAAAGCTTTGATGGTGGAGTGGGCAGAGGACTTCCGCAACGATCCCCAACTCAGTTTGATCTCAGCGATGATCAAGAATCTACGAGAGCAGGGTGTCACTTTCCCAGCTGTAGGGTCCCAG GCTGCAGAGCAAGCAAAGGCAAGCCCTGCTTTAGTGGCAAAGGATCCCTCCacctcaacaaacaaaaaagaagaagaagacctgGCCAAAG CTATTGAGCTGTCGCTGAAGGAGCaacgtcagcagcagcagggctccCTGTCAAGCCTTTACCCGAGCACGTCCAGCTTACTTTCCTCACACAAGTCCGACGGCAGGAAAGTCCGTGCCATCTATGACTTTGAGGCTGCTGAGGACAATGAGCTCACCTTCAAGTCAGGAGAAATCATCACTATAATGGACGATAG tgACCCAAACTGGTGGAAAGGGGAAACATACCAGGGAGTGGGGTTGTTCCCCTCTAACTTTGTTACAGCTGACCTCACTGCAGAGCCTGAGATga tgaagacagagaagaagacggTACAGTTCAGTGAGGACATCCAGGTAGAGACCATAGAGCCCGAACAAGAGCCTGTATACATAGATGAG gaCAAAATGgaccagctgctgcagatgatCCAGAGTGCAGATCCCACAGACAACCAGTCGGACAGCGTCGAGTTACTACAGTTGGAAG GTGCCTGCAATCAAATGGGACCCCTCATTGACCAGAAGTTGGAGGACATAGACAG gaAGCACTCAGAGCTGTCAGAGCTGAATGTGAAGGTGATGGAAGCTCTGTCTTTGTATGCCAAGCTAATGAATGAAGATCCAGTTTACGCCATGTATGCCAAGCTGCAGAGCCAACAGTACTACATGCAGCAGCCTGCCAACGCAGCACAACAG GTCTACCCTGGTCAGCCTGCATCAGGTTCGTATGCCATGAGTGGACCTGCAGTGCAGGGTTACACTGTTCCCATGGAGCAGCTTCCAGTTGGAACCCCTATACCTGGTCAGCCAGCTCCCAG TGACGTTCATATGTACATGGGCCAGCCGCCAGTCTACACTGCAGCTCCAGGCAACATGGCCCCAGCAGACGTTCAGTGCTACCAGAACCCAGCCAGCGCCCCTGGCCCGGCCCCAGGCACGACTCATGCAGGCATGACGCAGACGCCAAACTACAGCACCCCCTCTGGCCCGAGCATAGCACCTTCCTCAGACGCCTCACAGGCCCCCTACTCAGAGAAAGCCTTGCTATAG